One window from the genome of Pseudomonas frederiksbergensis encodes:
- a CDS encoding MazG-like family protein, which translates to MNLVELTERLHAIRDRNNWRQFHSPKNLAMAASVEMAELVEIFQWLTEDQSRQLPADKLAHAGQEVGDIVLYLLLLCSELGLDMDAVVRSKLADSERRFAHE; encoded by the coding sequence ATGAACCTTGTTGAACTGACCGAACGCCTGCACGCCATCCGTGACCGTAACAACTGGCGGCAATTCCACAGCCCGAAGAACCTTGCCATGGCCGCCAGCGTCGAGATGGCCGAACTGGTCGAGATTTTCCAATGGCTGACCGAGGACCAGTCGCGCCAGTTGCCGGCGGATAAATTGGCCCACGCCGGGCAGGAGGTTGGCGACATCGTGTTGTACCTGTTGCTGCTGTGCAGCGAACTGGGCTTGGACATGGACGCCGTGGTGCGCAGCAAATTGGCCGACAGCGAACGGCGGTTCGCCCATGAGTGA
- a CDS encoding contractile injection system protein, VgrG/Pvc8 family produces MSDPACELPFRLEIAGLSEPFVVVALTGNESISEPFFFEVQLLVSDMTLDLAGLLYRNVWLCFGTGDQGIHGQLHEIVQYHGESCHVRIGPKLACLAQRFSQRVFNACSVPQIIRQVLAGHGISGRSVSLDLGGDYPSLDLCTQYRESDLYFLQRVCAQANIHFHFDHARDGQCLVFADTAGLVPAVIKAAYCAEGRATAVHAFGVKTDIRGTWVAQGRSDLRHLRAGRILALSGHCCEKWNQRWLLTQVEHREQSGAYGNLFQAIPWGTPFVVDRAPAKPVMVSRQRGWVVEVDEPRVAGRVAVQFDWAYQGEGANPSHCWLPLAPELLACGADEICEGTEVLVSFIEGDPDRPLISEFLGCAPSVRTVPAKSPSPADEQIPGAPGIDLPLLSVIEGGEPLVLLCLLPGGGRFSPCAQPVCTCRMLTGQGAGAAP; encoded by the coding sequence ATGTCCGATCCAGCCTGCGAGCTACCCTTTCGTCTGGAGATAGCCGGCCTGTCCGAACCTTTCGTTGTCGTCGCCCTGACAGGCAATGAAAGCATCAGCGAGCCCTTCTTTTTCGAAGTGCAGTTGTTGGTCAGCGACATGACCCTGGACCTGGCAGGACTGCTGTATCGCAACGTCTGGTTGTGTTTCGGGACCGGCGATCAAGGTATTCATGGGCAACTTCACGAAATCGTCCAATACCATGGCGAGAGCTGCCATGTGCGCATCGGGCCGAAGCTGGCATGTCTTGCCCAGCGCTTCAGCCAACGGGTCTTCAATGCCTGCTCGGTGCCGCAAATCATCCGCCAGGTACTGGCCGGGCATGGTATCAGCGGCCGCAGCGTGAGCCTGGACCTGGGTGGCGATTATCCTTCTCTGGATCTGTGTACCCAGTACCGCGAATCCGACCTGTATTTCCTCCAGCGAGTGTGCGCCCAGGCAAATATCCATTTTCATTTCGATCACGCCCGGGACGGGCAATGCCTGGTTTTTGCGGACACGGCGGGCCTTGTTCCGGCGGTGATCAAGGCCGCCTATTGCGCTGAAGGGCGGGCCACCGCAGTACACGCTTTTGGGGTGAAGACGGACATTCGCGGGACATGGGTCGCCCAGGGCCGGAGCGACCTGAGACACTTGCGCGCCGGCCGGATCCTGGCGCTGAGTGGCCATTGCTGCGAGAAGTGGAATCAGCGCTGGTTATTGACTCAGGTCGAACATCGCGAGCAGTCGGGCGCCTACGGCAATCTTTTCCAGGCCATTCCCTGGGGCACACCGTTCGTGGTGGACAGGGCCCCGGCCAAGCCTGTCATGGTGAGCCGGCAACGCGGTTGGGTCGTGGAGGTGGATGAACCACGGGTGGCCGGACGCGTGGCGGTGCAATTCGACTGGGCCTATCAGGGAGAGGGTGCCAACCCCAGCCATTGCTGGCTGCCATTGGCACCGGAGCTGCTGGCGTGTGGGGCAGATGAGATTTGCGAGGGCACCGAAGTATTGGTGAGTTTTATCGAGGGCGACCCGGACCGTCCCTTGATCAGCGAATTCTTGGGTTGTGCGCCCAGCGTGCGGACAGTGCCAGCGAAATCCCCGAGTCCTGCTGACGAGCAGATCCCCGGGGCGCCTGGCATCGATTTGCCCTTGTTGTCCGTGATCGAGGGGGGCGAGCCGCTGGTCCTGCTATGCCTTTTGCCTGGCGGGGGGCGCTTCAGTCCTTGTGCCCAGCCGGTGTGCACCTGTCGCATGCTGACGGGGCAGGGCGCAGGCGCTGCGCCATGA
- a CDS encoding methyltransferase encodes MSDRHFDQLATRFAEKIYGGAKGAIRLAVLQADLIETLPDRPLRVLDIGAGLGHMSLWLAERGHQVTLAEPAEPMLEGARQRFAEAGQDATFIQAPWQDLLGQLTEPYDLVLCHAVLEWLAEPHAILPVLHQLTGPGGWLSLAFYNRDALVYRNLLKGHFRKLRKNAMAGEKQSLTPQQPLDPRELAAQLEGLWQVESQSGVRVFHDYMPVEFQGRVELAQLLEMELAHRRHPAFAGLGRYLHWVCRPL; translated from the coding sequence ATGAGTGACCGCCACTTCGACCAGCTCGCCACACGGTTTGCGGAAAAAATCTACGGCGGGGCCAAAGGCGCGATTCGCCTGGCCGTGCTCCAGGCCGATCTAATCGAAACCCTGCCGGACCGCCCGCTGCGCGTCCTGGATATCGGCGCGGGCCTGGGGCACATGTCGCTGTGGCTGGCCGAGCGCGGTCACCAGGTCACCCTGGCTGAACCGGCCGAGCCCATGCTCGAGGGCGCCCGCCAGCGGTTTGCCGAGGCAGGGCAGGACGCAACGTTCATCCAGGCACCGTGGCAGGATCTGCTCGGCCAGCTCACCGAGCCTTACGACCTGGTGCTGTGTCACGCAGTGCTCGAATGGCTGGCCGAGCCCCACGCGATCCTTCCGGTCCTGCATCAATTGACGGGGCCTGGCGGCTGGTTATCGCTGGCGTTCTACAACCGCGACGCGTTGGTCTATCGCAACTTGCTCAAAGGGCATTTTCGCAAGCTGCGCAAAAACGCCATGGCTGGCGAGAAACAGAGCCTGACCCCGCAACAGCCGCTTGATCCTCGGGAGTTGGCGGCGCAACTTGAAGGCCTGTGGCAGGTCGAAAGCCAAAGTGGCGTACGGGTTTTCCATGACTACATGCCAGTGGAATTCCAGGGCCGCGTGGAACTGGCGCAACTGCTGGAAATGGAACTGGCCCACCGTCGTCATCCGGCGTTTGCCGGGTTGGGACGCTATCTGCACTGGGTCTGCCGGCCGCTCTGA
- a CDS encoding MATE family efflux transporter, giving the protein MSNLIADWRDRLTHRRVWALAAPMILSNISVPLVALVDSTVIGHLPHAHQLGAVAVGASLYTVLAWAMGFLRMGSTGFAAQAAGRGDGAALRQVLLQGLLLATGLAVVLGAIGVPLSGVALHFMQPSAELDQLTRDFFHTRLFGLPAALASYALVGWFLGAQNARAPLAILLVTNLVNIALNLWFVIGLDWGVTGSARASVIAEWTGALVGLGLARSTLRAWPGRIAWAALGLWQSWRPLLAVNRDIFIRSLVLQSVFFLITVQGARLGDATVAANALLLNGLLLTAHALDGLAHAVEALCGHAIGARDRLALRRSLVVACGWSLIASIGFACLFLLTGHLFIDMQTDIAEVRETAYRYLPYLAALPLIAVWSYLLDGLFIGATRAREMRNGMVLTLLLVLPLAWVLQGLGNHGLWITFLSFMTLRCLTLGTVAWRLHRHDGWLDARAR; this is encoded by the coding sequence ATGTCCAACCTGATCGCCGACTGGCGCGACCGCCTCACCCATCGTCGGGTATGGGCTCTGGCCGCGCCGATGATTCTCTCGAATATATCCGTACCGCTGGTAGCACTGGTCGACAGCACCGTCATCGGCCATCTGCCCCACGCCCATCAACTGGGCGCCGTGGCGGTCGGGGCGAGCTTGTACACGGTGTTGGCCTGGGCAATGGGGTTCCTGCGGATGGGCTCGACCGGGTTCGCCGCCCAGGCAGCTGGGCGGGGCGATGGCGCGGCGCTGCGGCAGGTCTTGCTGCAAGGGCTGCTGCTGGCAACAGGGCTGGCGGTGGTGCTTGGGGCAATCGGGGTTCCGTTGAGTGGCGTGGCGTTGCATTTCATGCAGCCATCGGCCGAGCTCGATCAACTGACCCGGGACTTCTTCCATACTCGATTGTTCGGCCTGCCTGCGGCGCTGGCCAGCTACGCGTTGGTGGGCTGGTTTCTCGGGGCCCAGAATGCGCGGGCGCCGTTGGCGATCCTGTTGGTCACCAACCTGGTGAACATCGCCTTGAACCTGTGGTTCGTGATCGGCCTGGATTGGGGTGTGACCGGATCGGCACGCGCCTCGGTCATCGCCGAGTGGACCGGTGCGCTGGTGGGCCTGGGCCTGGCCCGAAGCACGCTGCGCGCCTGGCCCGGGCGGATCGCCTGGGCGGCCTTGGGCCTGTGGCAGAGCTGGCGACCGCTGCTGGCGGTAAACCGGGATATCTTTATCCGCAGCCTGGTGCTGCAATCGGTGTTTTTCCTGATCACCGTCCAAGGGGCGCGCCTGGGGGACGCGACAGTGGCAGCCAATGCGCTGCTGCTCAACGGCCTGCTGCTCACCGCCCATGCGCTGGATGGCCTGGCCCACGCGGTCGAGGCATTGTGCGGCCACGCTATCGGCGCCCGCGATCGCCTGGCCCTGCGCCGCTCGCTGGTGGTCGCCTGCGGTTGGTCCTTGATCGCTAGCATTGGCTTCGCATGCCTGTTCCTGCTGACGGGGCATCTGTTCATCGACATGCAGACCGACATCGCCGAGGTGCGCGAAACTGCCTACCGCTACCTGCCTTACCTCGCGGCGCTGCCATTGATTGCGGTGTGGAGCTATCTGCTCGATGGCCTGTTCATCGGCGCCACCCGAGCCCGGGAAATGCGCAACGGCATGGTGCTGACACTGTTGTTGGTATTGCCCCTTGCCTGGGTGCTGCAAGGATTGGGCAACCACGGATTGTGGATCACTTTCCTTTCTTTCATGACGCTGCGCTGCCTGACACTCGGCACCGTCGCCTGGCGTTTGCACCGACACGATGGTTGGCTCGACGCGCGCGCCCGGTGA
- a CDS encoding DUF4123 domain-containing protein: MNVATLPGPAPQWLLLDVPGAPETAKRLREQFPEAPRFALFESTEFAGLKEHGPLLVDLRQSPALASLCHLDARSWPGLLLVSSTSAESLLAHLRRMLTVTLGLHYKAFLSYYNPYTASYFFDACDPRELSCWLGPISLLRWFGGTWSDRTTGCQGWQQLSNPRLPVPALENEHGLTNRQQMKLQECLMERHVWRWSRSTGHDYWLLWDYLQQGQALGFREQAVLDGWLWLRLQYPDAQPASTLPGGSQRERLDHLRRLWQGNQG, encoded by the coding sequence ATGAACGTTGCCACCTTGCCGGGTCCCGCCCCCCAATGGTTGCTTCTCGACGTGCCAGGCGCGCCCGAGACTGCAAAGCGCTTGCGGGAACAGTTCCCCGAGGCGCCACGTTTTGCCCTGTTCGAAAGCACCGAGTTTGCTGGGCTGAAGGAGCACGGACCATTGCTGGTGGACCTGCGACAATCACCAGCGCTGGCCAGCCTGTGCCATCTGGACGCCCGATCCTGGCCTGGCCTGCTGTTGGTGAGCTCGACGTCAGCCGAGTCCTTGCTGGCTCATTTGCGGCGCATGCTGACGGTGACGCTGGGCCTGCATTACAAGGCCTTCCTGAGTTATTACAACCCGTACACCGCCAGCTACTTCTTCGATGCCTGCGATCCCCGGGAGCTCAGTTGTTGGCTGGGGCCGATCAGCCTGTTGCGGTGGTTCGGTGGCACCTGGTCCGATCGGACGACGGGGTGCCAGGGGTGGCAACAACTCTCCAATCCCAGGCTGCCGGTGCCAGCGCTGGAAAACGAGCATGGCCTCACCAACAGGCAGCAGATGAAATTGCAGGAGTGCCTGATGGAGCGTCACGTCTGGCGCTGGTCGCGCTCTACCGGGCATGACTATTGGTTGCTCTGGGACTACCTGCAACAGGGCCAGGCGCTGGGGTTTCGCGAGCAGGCAGTTCTCGACGGATGGTTATGGCTGCGCCTGCAATACCCTGATGCCCAGCCAGCGTCGACGCTGCCGGGTGGTTCGCAGCGTGAGCGTCTCGATCATCTGCGACGGCTATGGCAAGGCAACCAGGGTTGA